cagaagccaggctgggcctgcactgagtgacatcagaactgctctgcagaagagtttattgcttctgaaagcatccagtgcTCAGTTGGCTGagggcagccttcagctcctggttcctcaggctgtagatgagagggttcactgctggaggcaccaccgAGTACAGAACTGccaccaccaggtccagggacTGGGAAGAtatggaggagggcttcaggtttGCAAAGAAGTCAGTGCTGAGAAaaagggagaccacagccaggtgagggaggcaggtggcaaaggctttgtggcgtccctgctgagaggggatcctcagcactgccctgaagatctgcacataggacaccacaatcaacacaaaacaagcaaagaaaaaacagaCACTGGCCACAATAAGCCAAAcctccctgaggtaggatgtggagcaggagagcttgaggatttgggggatttcacagaagaactgctccagagcattgccctggcagaggggcagggaaaatgtattggctgtatGAAGCAGAGCATAGAGAACCCCAAAGGCCCAgatggctgctgccaggtggagacaaactctgctgcccaggagggtctcatagtgcaggggtctgcagatggcaacatagcgatcgtaggacatggtggtgaggagagaaaACTCTGCTGACATGAAAAAGACATAAAGAAATATTTGTGCAGTACATCCCaagtaggagatgtccctggtgtcccacAGGGAATTGGCCATGGATTTGGGAACAATAGTAGAGATGGtacccaggtcaaggagggcgaggttgaggaggaagaagtacatgggggtgtggaggtggtggtcccagactatggtggtgatgatgaggccattgcccagcagggcagccaggtagatggccaggaagaggcagaagtgcaggagctgcagctgccttgtgcctgggaatggcaggaggaggaagtgggtgatggagctgctgttggccatctgctgcctctggccatgagGCACTGtcagaagagaaggagacagTGACAAGTCAGAAGAGAATTCTCTCAGCACAGCCAAAACCACTCCCCACAGACCCTCCCCTGTCCcctgatgctgctgcttctcagggaccttccttcagctccaaggctggagcactgcttggtCATGGCTTAGGGTAAAAGGCAAGAGTGGGAGAGCTCCCCATGACTCTAAGTCACCCTGCTTTGCACCTCAGCTGGAGGGTGACCATGCTCCCATgtcaccctgcacagccaccagacactgctgagagcagagggatcCACCACACACCACTCAGTGTCTCAGGGTCTCAGCATCCCACTTCTACTCCAGGAGACACTTGGCTCAGTGTCccctggaaggcagcacagcctggatggaCACCTCAAGGACACAGCCAAGGCATGAccatggcagctcctgcagtcagctcattgccagcctcacagcctgcactgcccagaGCTTCCCAGGCTGGAGGACAGCTGGGACACGTCATTGCTATGGCTCCACCTGCACAGGAGATCTCACAGTGTCTGTGCCTgactctgcagctgaggcttcCATGCCCAGAGAGCCATCAGCAGCACAAAGAGCATCTGAGACAGGCaaggagagggacagagagcCACTCAGGAAAGCACTCAGGTGAAGAGTGTAGGCACTTGTTGAGGTTCCAGCTGTTGAGGTTCTCTGTGTGATGGTTTAAgaggcccagcccctgctctaaaggcacagctgtgttttccttctcatcaGCCAGGCCAGAGACAGTGGAAGCAAAgattcaggagagcagagactGGTTTAGGAACCCCTGGCCTGAACATAGTCATGAAAAGACCCCCTGAAAATGTTCTGGGCATGAGCCCTGACCcacacagcagcatctccacagcagaaggaccttgccctgccctgccttgcccttcCAAGGGTGACTACTTCCAACCACAGCTTCTCCCCAAAGCAGCATGAagagctccctgggctgcttgagagctgagcctggcaggcagcagagtccctgccccagcacacagccccagctttaggagatgcctccagcaactgcagctgcactgccctgcaacCATAGACTCACCCTGTCAgcaactgcagtgacttctcctccagtgagctctcagcatcctcccagtcctggccaccttgaagctctttttgccttcctcatctccctgagatgccctggcagtgccctcagccctgctgtgctgtgcagaggagctgctcctggccagagctgtctccaTGCAGTCCAAGAGcctggctcagctcagcagcagcagaccagTCCAAGGCATTTATAGGaaccctctggtggctttggtgccaagtccatgaacctcagagactgagaagatgatgaaacctctccagaagtctaagtcagattcaaactctgaagtttcttctactcttaatgggtcccagtgaagcatactgggaaagggtccccagggtctggttagagcaggaggctggatgcaagggaagcatcagtggaggcactgaagcatctccaggctctggtgagagcagagaagtgaGGCCATGCCgccaggtcaggacaagcagctcaaggtggctctgctgctgaggaaacctggaggggattcattgatccaaagggccaagccctgacacccagcccctggcaaggcagatcctgtccctcacctgtggctcaggCCTCTGCTGGGGGGAGTGGGCAGTGaggatgtgcagtgagcaaggtaggaccttgtcaggttttgctgtggtttgcttgcaaagagacaactcctgctgaaaaggaatgaactgtacctttaaaaatactttatatcagatgctttgtgcaataaaaacctctccaattagctgcagaaaccgtggcaataattagaggttcagcagtatttaatgagccccatggagtatttggggctgattacatcatccttaggtactgccaggagactctgccaagggaCTGCCAAGAAGCTTCTCTACAAGTCCAAGTCAGAAGAAAACTCCAAAGTActttgaagcactgattggcctcactgaggcttgttactgacaaaggctccccagggactcattagagcagcttgttagaggccaggattgcagggagacaaaggcaaagtgcagggcagaaaattttgcctttggtctaggaagcagaaaggccaagccctgaccactgcccatGGACTAGAAGAACTGCAAAGCCTCAAAGTcaagtctctcctcacaggccttggaggcagaggcaactgccagagccaaAGGGCACAAAAaaccttggtcctgttgggcttctcagcctcaccagagcccttggccatccctactgcagcctctcctacactgtcccatgcctgcagctctttcccttcagcctgctgacaccaatcttgcttcccctcccagctcttcccctgccatttccatcccttccctgagctgtctcagctctctctgccatttcctgacacctctggatggcctcatgcatagcagctctgccctttgagcGACATTTCTttgtcctcatctccactctgaaccttccaagctgcactGCATGGAGATTTTGTTCTCTTCCCATTTCtcagaagagctccatcctctctgaaaccagccttcagccatgtgcacactgctctggcagtgccctgagcctccattcagcaggctgaagcagcccaggtccctcagcctctccacagagatgtcaacCCCCATCCTGGCAGATCTCCTCTTCATTCTCCGGAGTTCCTCTCCATTCGTTCAGTCTGGACATTCCCAAAGCCAGACACCAagcatccagatgtggccacagcagtgctgaatcTGGGGGAGGACAACTCCTATGTCTGGGtgcccacactcctcctgccacagcctagCCCCAGTTGGACTTCTCCACTGTGGTTGCCCTTTACTCCCTCCCAGGGCATTTGGAATGGTTCCTCTCCAACCCTGTGGTGCCTTTCTGACTGGGTGGTTTGAGACTTAACTGGTACTTACGATCTCAGATGGGGGAAAAGCTGAGAATGCTTCCCCTACTCCTGCCCCTGTCTTTCCCAAtagacaggaaaaagaaagggaagtagcaaatccaccaagaaataatttggagtcagcttggaagtagagaggtaaagaattttctttaaacaatatacaTATATGGAACAACAACAGGTATtttttcacaagggcaaggaacaaggatggatggtaGGGAACAAAAacccaagaatacaaaaccagtctctctgaagaggctgtagggagaaggatcagacctgatcacgtggcagagaagcagggaaccACCAGCAGTCATCGTCCAAACAAAGCCAGGGCCCAaaagctaatggctgcagtacTGTCCTTCTTATAGCattgcagggcagggagggggaggagaacagaCTAAGTCAATTTCCCAGGGGGAGAACACACTCCAGGGAAGGcaaaagctctcacaagccctccccccctgcttccaggatgggcctAGCCCATCACAATCCATCCTTCTGTTCCACTTCCATTCTCCTGTCACAGCCCCTTCATCCAATCATGACATGAGGTATTTGAATCCTTGACGCAAGTCCCCCTTTatcctgtctctctctctctcagggcaGTCTCTACCTCTCTGGTGCAGGTCAATATAGGTCGTGCTTGATCTGGGCAGGGATTTGGAGAAGAATCAGGCatctgtctttgaaagggaaagaaaattcaGGAACAGTCCATTGCTGTAGGGAAACAGGAACAGTCTTTTGCTGTGgggcatcaggaacaggtgcaggtgagatgatgcaggagctctctggattGGTGTGCAGTGTATTCATGTTGAATCCTGGATACTAGGCTGGTATtaaacaaggagagaaaaaacttAGAACAACTTATAGCTATTCTACAGTGACTATGTTACATTGGTGTGCACTGCCCCCTCtgaatccattccctctcagccagagtcacgTTTTGCTGTGGGAtacactgaatgtccccagtttctaacatgacCCAGTATGTGtgaccaggcccctcagcagagacCACCCCTCGGGTGagtttgcccccaccagcagcaggggaaaccGACACTGACTTCCCCAGAAGGTTTttctcagcaatcacaggaGCTCCATTTCCATCCACTGTTGACAGCAGGTGGCactgggcaggaccagctgggttcacagctcctctgccggtcactaaccaagtggcttgagctaggtgtctttcccagttcctaaaggttccaccccccatggcttttagggtggtcttGAGCAAGCCAGTGTAGTGCTTGACCTTCCCCgcagctggtgcatggtatgggatgtggtaaatccactcagtcccatgttcctttgcccagtcccttaGGAGATGGTTCTTGAAGTGGCTTCCATTGTGCCATTCAATCCTCCCAGGGGtgctgtgtctccacaggacatgtctctccaggcccaggatggtgttgtgagcagtggcatgaggtgctgggtaggTTTCTTGGCACCCtgtacttgcctccaccatggtcagtagGTGCTGTTTGCCACTGTGAGACCGAGGAAGGGTGATGTAGtcgatctgccaggcctctccatACTTCtatttccaccatctccccccataccacagaggcttcatgcacttggcctgcttgatggcagcacagatgtcacactcatggataccctgtgagatggcctccagagaGATGTCCACGGATCGGTCCCCATCCCACCGGGATGTGGCCTCCCTCCCTTGGTGTCATGGGCCCAGCCAGCTAAGAACAGCtcacccttgtgttcccagtcAAAAGTCTATTTGGGAGCttttagcagccagatctgcttggtggttgtgcttgtgctcctctgtgtctctgctcttggggatgtgtgcagcCATGTGCCTTACCTTTGTTGGCAGTCTGTCCAGGCAGGCAGCGAtatcttgccacaggtcagtgGCACAATcaggcttcccttttctctgccacccattcctcctccattccttcagccacccccacaaggcattggctaccatccaggagtcagtgtagaggtacagcactggccagttctctccttctgccacatccaaggccagctggacagcttctccctctgcgtactgactggattcaccttctccatcccttgcttccgCCACTTGCCTTgttgggctccagacagctgccttccatcttcTGCTGCCTACAAGCCagcaggacccatctgtaaatagagcatagcccttctcatggtcagggagatcattgtatgggggagcctcctcagcatggctcactgtctgctctggtggcattcccaagtcagcaccctctggccagttgGTGATCACTTCCAACACGCCAGGGCATTCGAAGCTCCCCATCCAAGCTCgctgagttatcagggccatccacttactccAGGTAGCATTTGTATCATGATGTGGGCTTGAGCCTctccctttgaacatccaggtcaggactggaagccttggagctagaaatagaggcaactcagtcccaattacctcagaggcagcccagacaccctcataggcagctaggatttccttctctgttgcagTGTAGTTAGCCTCAGAGCCTTTGTAGCCCTTcctccagaaacctaggggcctgccTCTGGTTTCACCAggagccttctgccacaagctccacgtaggaccattctcaccggccgcagtgtacagcacattcttgatctctgcTCCAGTTGGtacaggtcccagagccatagccTGGACCACCTCTTGTTTGATCTGCACGAAtgctacctgctgctcaggtccccacacaaaatcatttttcttccttgttacatggaagagaggcttcacaatttggctgtacccaggaatgtgcattttccactAGCCCACAAGCCCCGGaaaggactgtgtctctttcttgttcGTGGGCTGCACCATAGTGGCTaccctgttcaccacctcctgagggatgtggcaaCGGCCATCCTGCCAttgaacacccaggaactggatctccctGGCAGGGCCTTTGACCTtacttctcttgatggcaaagccagcctccGACAGGATATCAATTATCCTTTCACCCTTCtggtaaacttcctctgctgtctcaccccatacaatgatgtcatcgatgaactgcaggtgctcaggggctccacctttctctaaagcagtctggatcacctcatggcagatggttgagctatggacccagccccaaggcaacccattccattgGTACTGTactcccctccaggtgaaagcaaactgtggcctgcattcttctgcaatgggaatggagcaaaaggcattagcaatgtcatttgtggcataccacttggTCGCCTtcgattccagctcatactgcagctccagcatgtccggCACGGCAGCATCGATcggaggagtcacttcattcaggccacggtagtccacggtcagtctccattccccatttgccttcctcACTGGCCATATCAGGTTGTTGAAGGTGGggtgagccttgctgatcaccttctggctctccaggcATCTAATCAGTTGGTGTATGaggtgcagagagtctctgttggtcctgGATTGCCTGCGATGTACTATGCGAGAGGCAAGAGGGAACTTCAAATCCTGCCTCTTGTGGCTGCCCACTACAGAGGGCTCATCCGACAGCTCGGGCATGGTGGACAGCAGTTCTGTGCCTGcagtctccacagctgccaccccaaatgcccacttgtgccccctaggctccttgaagcatccctcccgcagaaagtcaatgccaagaatgcaaggtgcatctggaccaggCACTAGgttgtgctttccccattcattcccagtcaggcttctctcagcctgcagtacagtcaggtcttgtgagccccctgtgactccctgaatgcttatgggctcagcccctttgtagctcgatggtatcagggtgcattgggcccctgtgtccaccagagctgggtacttcagggcttctgaagtgccaggccatttcacataCACATCCCAGGacactctgttgtccctggcctccacctggctggaggtagggcacctctaatgctggcAGCGATGCTCACACTTGTCGCAGTCTCCTGTGTTGCTaggggaagggtctcttgaACGAGAGGGACCCCTCCAGGAAACTGggacagcccttctcctgggtGAGTTATCCCCGTGGTGCCCACCTTGCAGGTCCCAcactctgttccagagggcagaggtgggttagccatgccaggtgtccatgtcctctccatggtCCCAGAGGATCCTCCACAGAGACCCCTTTGACATCCCCTGATTGGCTTGGGGTGATCTCCTGGGGGAAGGTCTCCTGTGCCTGATTGCTGAAACCTGGAcccattctgaaggagaaggggaaaagaaggcatcgctcccctttttcagttcagacatggaggtcttgatctctttgacagtgtctttagccatagtttctatggctgagatcaggggtttctgattggcactgtcctcatattcccttaaatcattggcaaactcacagacagttttaaGACTTCCATCCTGCCCACTCAGgagtatccctcctaatgtgTGAGCATGTTTGTGAGGggcaccctgggtgagtttctttacCAAGGGCTGTCTCATGGACACCTCATCTGGGTCTGAGGGGAGCTGGccatccccataaattatttccagcacagccatctgtctcaTATACccaatgccctgttccatagttgtccatctaactggggcccagggcaggtcatccCTTGAGCGGTGGCGGCTCTTGATGGCATTGAGGAtccgggcccagagagtgtgtaTACCATCAAGTTTGgctaactctttgtccagaccagcatcacaagtcagggagcctaaaagctttGCCTCCCTCTTATCCATGTCCATCGTGTCCATCCCCTCATCCCAGCATCTCAGGGCCCAGCTTAGTATTGGCTCACCCTCTTTCCTTGCATAATCCAGACGAGTTTGCCTTAGTTCCTTTCTGGGCAGAGATGTAACAGTTATTATTTCCTGATCTGAGTCGTCCTCATCGACTGTgatagtttgaggctgtgcctttaaggacaagcaGTGCtcagacactggctaaatgttttcggtactagaaccaaaacattctgatattctaaacgaatttcattggttgataaacaaaaattcagctttagattgtagagcagttggaattttttttttattatttttttccctcacttcagtttggtttgggagttgggggagttggagtttcagcctgttctccctgcctgcttcttctgcaaactgctggagttggccttcagataagcaaacactaatcctgcatgggcttttgaagcttactaacaactcttttccttagtaacttgcctttctctctctctaacccctttttggggaaaaagggaggtaggggggggagagagggggttccaaggaggggatccctccctcggggagggatttttgttgtgttgtttctctttgctgtatatttctgtgtatatattgtaaatacctgtatatattgtgttatatataacctgctttccatatatgcttgtaaatatatagcttgctctttcgactgggctagttgtggtttcttactctgtggaggagggagagctaagccctctctcaacctaccacatttattggctgcccaactcggggcttggtgataaattagtttgatttattgcttgctcgAGTcggacgagcaaacatgaaggtgttttggatttttaagcAATTGTTCTTCTCAATCTTCAGTGTGTTGATCTagaagtattgcctgggtatgattatcgatcagataggtaaatatataatgcaaaaattatatttgtggtttaagtacaagatgcagctcctatatgatcggtgcctggaattctttttggtcaaaaaatacagaaatgttacatctagcacactccctattgagataaaggagtttaagattccgcttggtgaaagggtaattttaagtgatggctgggatccaaagctgattttcttgatgtgtgtagtcctgatGCTGATGATaactaatgtgtatttgttggtagcactgtaccgggagaaaaaagtgtctaaggcatgttttgttattaaacGGAGggcaaagaaatgaaaacaccaccctggctctgtttcagaaacatccagtgaggatgataatggagaatctgtgtcagttaaagataaagctaaaaagtcaatcgggaaggcagctctgaatagcagtgttgatgattctggcaagcagccaggggctgcagtagccccaaacatggcggctcccgtgtccccggcagccaccattaacgaggcaaagtcatttcctccttcttccatggcaggagcggaagcatcctccaaagcagctaatctgtctcaaagcttatcagcttctgataataaggcagctggaaacccaaacacagctcctgtcaagcaagtagcagttttaacaacaacccaccacaatgggactcttgttccctgggattggtctgttggtcactttctgttctgactccagaggaatcttcatggcagttctgggtccctgctgcatttgaagtTGTGATGAAGtctgccatgggttggtagtgataggactgaccTGAAtcattcctcatgcagctcagggacaggggatgcaatgaggctgagagaagtgtgccctaacttgtcactgccttttttgtccttggacaggtctccatggccagaggcagcagatgtccAACAggagctccatcacccacttcctcctcctgcgattctcaggcacaaggcagctgcagctcctgcacttctgcctcttcctggccatctacctggctgccctgctgggcaatggcctcatcatcagcaccatagcctgggaccaccacctccacacccccatgtacttcttcctcctcaaccttgcccTCACTGACCTAGGctgcatctccaccactgtgccaaaatccatggccaattccctgaggaacaccagagacatctcctatgcaggatgtgttctccagctcttctttttCATATTCCTAATTggagcagagtattttctcctcaccaccatgtcctacgatcgctacaTTGCCATCTgtagacccctgcactatgagaccctcctgggcagcagagtttgtctccacctggcagcagctgcctggaccTGTGGGGTTCcttttgctctgctgcacacagccaatacattttccctgcccctctgccagggcaatgctctgcaccagttcttctgtgaagtgccccagatcctcaagctctcctgctccacatcctacctcagggaactttgtCTCCTTGTGCTCAGTGCCTGTTTATActctgtctgttttgtgttcattgtggtgtcctacgtgcagatcttcagggcagtgctgaggatcccctctcagcagggacgccacaaagcctttgccacctgcctccctcacctggctgtggtctccctgtttatCTGCACTGCCTTCTT
This genomic window from Dryobates pubescens isolate bDryPub1 unplaced genomic scaffold, bDryPub1.pri scaffold_34C_arrow_ctg1, whole genome shotgun sequence contains:
- the LOC128899742 gene encoding olfactory receptor 14A16-like, with the protein product MANSSSITHFLLLPFPGTRQLQLLHFCLFLAIYLAALLGNGLIITTIVWDHHLHTPMYFFLLNLALLDLGTISTIVPKSMANSLWDTRDISYLGCTAQIFLYVFFMSAEFSLLTTMSYDRYVAICRPLHYETLLGSRVCLHLAAAIWAFGVLYALLHTANTFSLPLCQGNALEQFFCEIPQILKLSCSTSYLREVWLIVASVCFFFACFVLIVVSYVQIFRAVLRIPSQQGRHKAFATCLPHLAVVSLFLSTDFFANLKPSSISSQSLDLVVAVLYSVVPPAVNPLIYSLRNQELKAALSQLSTGCFQKQ